From a single Micromonospora sp. WMMD1102 genomic region:
- a CDS encoding sensor histidine kinase, which yields MTTTTANGLTAGAEPGAGRGMLRQLAIDSGYVVLSLPLAVASFVVLVVGVALSAGLAVTVTGLPILTGTLYAARGFADIERLRMPAVLRQPRIRPRYRTAEPGASAWRRIFVPIADAQSWLDLAHGWIRLVAAVGTFVTTVVWWACAIGGSFYWAYDWAIPQVPGDQGLHELLGLGDSAAARIGLNTALGVFFLITLPLVVRGCALLQASLGRALLTGVAEMRNRITVLEEQKRAAVSAEATALRRLERDIHDGPQQRLVRLAMDLSRAQQQLDSDPEAARQTLGEALAQTRDTLAELRALSRGIAPPILVDRGLPSALAALAGRGLIPVELAVDPRLGTREGRPDPAVESTAYFVVAEALTNVAKHSRATECWLTVTREDRALRIVVIDDGEGGAHLSKGHGLAGLADRVRANDGTLSVLSPPGGPTEIRAELPC from the coding sequence ATGACCACGACCACCGCCAACGGCCTGACCGCCGGCGCCGAACCGGGCGCCGGCAGGGGCATGCTGCGCCAGCTCGCCATCGACTCCGGCTACGTCGTACTCAGCCTCCCCCTCGCCGTGGCGAGCTTCGTCGTACTGGTCGTCGGAGTCGCGCTCAGCGCCGGGCTGGCGGTGACGGTGACCGGGCTGCCGATCCTGACCGGCACCCTCTACGCCGCCCGTGGCTTCGCCGACATCGAACGGCTGCGGATGCCGGCGGTGCTCCGGCAGCCCCGGATACGCCCCCGCTACCGCACCGCCGAGCCCGGAGCCAGCGCCTGGCGGCGGATCTTCGTGCCGATCGCCGACGCCCAGTCCTGGCTCGACCTCGCACACGGCTGGATCAGGCTGGTGGCGGCGGTCGGCACCTTCGTCACCACCGTCGTCTGGTGGGCCTGCGCGATCGGCGGCAGCTTCTACTGGGCGTACGACTGGGCGATCCCGCAGGTCCCCGGCGACCAGGGCCTGCACGAGCTGCTCGGGCTGGGCGACAGCGCCGCCGCCCGGATCGGGCTGAACACCGCGCTCGGAGTCTTCTTCCTGATCACCCTGCCGCTGGTGGTCCGGGGCTGTGCCCTGCTGCAAGCCTCGCTCGGCCGCGCGCTGCTCACCGGGGTGGCGGAGATGCGCAACCGGATCACCGTGCTGGAGGAGCAGAAGCGGGCCGCCGTCTCCGCCGAGGCCACCGCGCTGCGCCGGCTCGAACGGGACATCCACGACGGGCCGCAGCAGCGGCTGGTCCGGCTGGCCATGGACCTGAGCCGGGCTCAGCAGCAGCTCGACTCGGACCCGGAAGCCGCCCGGCAGACCCTCGGCGAGGCGCTGGCCCAGACCCGCGACACCCTGGCCGAACTGCGCGCGCTGTCCCGGGGCATCGCCCCGCCGATCCTGGTCGACCGGGGCCTGCCCAGCGCCCTGGCCGCACTCGCCGGGCGCGGGCTGATCCCGGTCGAGCTAGCCGTCGACCCGCGGCTCGGCACCCGGGAGGGCCGCCCGGACCCGGCTGTCGAGTCGACGGCCTACTTCGTGGTGGCCGAGGCGCTCACGAACGTCGCCAAGCACAGCCGGGCCACCGAGTGCTGGTTGACGGTGACCCGCGAGGATCGGGCACTGCGGATCGTGGTGATCGACGACGGCGAGGGCGGGGCGCACCTGTCCAAGGGACACGGCCTGGCCGGCCTCGCCGACCGGGTACGCGCCAACGACGGCACCCTCAGCGTGCTCAGCCCGCCCGGCGGACCGACCGAGATCCGGGCCGAACTGCCGTGCTGA
- a CDS encoding redox-sensing transcriptional repressor Rex, translated as MSQHRPIGTPGRAGAVPALPDLPEATVARLPEYLRALHNLAETGNDTVSSEELAAAAGVNSAKLRKDLSQLGSYGTRGVGYDVALLIDQIEFVLGLTQCRSVALVGVGNLGHALAGYAGFTGRGFRIAALFDADPARLGEEISGLTVRHIDELPRVAAEESIAIGVIATPATAAQSVADQLVAAGVTSILNFAPCVLAVPDGVDVRKVDLAIELQILSFHEHRKAALTGLPATTGPGLAGSGGPGLTGSAGGLGTPHGGTLGGATNGLTALPGGLAATGTTEATPTGKLRPTSAEAVGS; from the coding sequence ATGAGTCAGCACCGCCCGATAGGCACGCCCGGCCGCGCCGGTGCCGTGCCGGCGCTTCCGGACCTCCCCGAGGCGACGGTCGCCCGGCTCCCGGAATACCTCCGTGCCCTGCACAATCTCGCCGAAACCGGCAACGACACGGTCTCCAGCGAGGAGCTCGCGGCAGCGGCCGGAGTCAACTCGGCCAAGCTGCGCAAGGACCTCTCCCAACTCGGGTCGTACGGCACCCGGGGGGTGGGCTACGACGTGGCCCTGTTGATCGACCAGATCGAGTTCGTGCTCGGGCTCACCCAGTGCCGGTCGGTCGCGCTGGTCGGTGTGGGTAATCTCGGTCACGCCCTCGCCGGGTACGCCGGCTTCACCGGTCGTGGTTTCCGGATCGCGGCGCTCTTCGACGCCGACCCGGCCCGGCTCGGCGAGGAGATCAGCGGGCTGACCGTCCGGCACATCGACGAGCTGCCCCGGGTGGCCGCCGAGGAGAGCATCGCGATCGGCGTGATCGCCACCCCGGCCACCGCCGCGCAGAGCGTCGCCGACCAGCTGGTCGCGGCCGGGGTGACAAGCATCCTCAACTTCGCGCCCTGCGTGCTGGCCGTCCCGGACGGGGTCGACGTGCGCAAGGTCGACCTCGCCATCGAGTTGCAGATCCTCTCCTTCCACGAGCACCGCAAGGCGGCCCTGACCGGCCTGCCCGCGACCACCGGGCCGGGGCTCGCCGGCTCGGGCGGCCCCGGGCTCACCGGCTCGGCCGGCGGACTGGGCACCCCGCACGGCGGCACCCTCGGCGGCGCCACCAACGGGCTGACCGCGCTGCCCGGCGGTCTGGCCGCCACCGGCACCACCGAGGCGACACCCACCGGGAAACTCCGGCCGACGAGTGCGGAGGCGGTCGGCTCATGA
- the hemC gene encoding hydroxymethylbilane synthase, with amino-acid sequence MSERSGTSVLRLGTRGSALALAQSRTIAEAVTATTGRPVELVEIVTAGDRSSAPVHRLGVGVFVSALRDALVAGEIDFAVHCYKDLPTAVPAGLHIAATPPREDPRDALVASHGRTLAELPPGATVGTGALRRIAQLHALGLQLTVVPIRGNVDTRMGRVHGPEADLDAVVLARAGLLRLGRADEISETLDPMLMLPAPAQGALALECRVDDAELVELLGVLDHAPTRAAVTAERAFLATLEAGCSAPVAGYAEVAEGDDGEEIYLRGAVISPDGTRDIRLSRTGTPAEATEIGKALAAELLDLGADSILGAPKESGARTQHLGATE; translated from the coding sequence ATGAGCGAGCGGAGCGGCACGAGCGTGCTGCGGCTCGGCACCCGGGGCAGCGCACTCGCGCTCGCCCAGTCCCGGACGATCGCCGAGGCGGTGACGGCGACCACCGGCCGCCCGGTCGAACTGGTCGAGATCGTCACGGCCGGCGACCGGTCCAGCGCCCCGGTGCACCGGCTGGGTGTCGGGGTCTTCGTCTCGGCGCTGCGCGACGCGCTGGTCGCCGGAGAGATCGACTTCGCGGTGCACTGCTACAAGGACCTGCCGACGGCCGTTCCGGCCGGGCTGCACATCGCGGCGACACCGCCCCGGGAGGACCCGCGCGACGCGCTGGTCGCCAGCCACGGCCGTACCCTGGCCGAACTGCCCCCCGGCGCCACCGTCGGCACCGGTGCGCTGCGCCGGATCGCCCAGTTGCACGCGCTCGGGCTCCAGCTCACGGTGGTGCCGATCCGCGGCAACGTGGACACCCGGATGGGCCGGGTGCACGGCCCGGAGGCCGATCTCGACGCGGTGGTGCTGGCCCGGGCCGGGCTGCTCCGGCTGGGCCGGGCCGACGAGATCAGCGAAACCCTCGACCCGATGCTGATGCTGCCGGCACCCGCCCAGGGCGCGCTGGCCCTGGAGTGCCGGGTCGACGACGCCGAGCTGGTCGAACTGCTCGGCGTGCTCGACCATGCACCGACCCGGGCCGCGGTCACCGCGGAACGGGCGTTTCTGGCCACCCTGGAGGCCGGGTGCAGCGCGCCGGTCGCCGGGTACGCCGAAGTCGCCGAGGGCGACGACGGCGAGGAGATCTACCTGCGCGGTGCGGTGATCAGCCCGGACGGCACCCGTGACATCCGGCTGTCCCGCACCGGTACGCCCGCCGAGGCGACGGAGATCGGCAAGGCACTCGCCGCCGAACTCCTCGACCTCGGCGCCGACTCGATCCTCGGGGCGCCTAAGGAATCCGGCGCGAGGACCCAGCATCTTGGAGCTACAGAATGA
- a CDS encoding uroporphyrinogen-III synthase — MIGTRKPAGRIAFVGAGPGDPGLLTRRAHDALVDADQVVYDRSVPEALLTVVRAEAKQDAQFTPAEGAPGDVAKVLLSAARSGLAAVHLVAGDPFGHDAVVKEVQAVARTAVHFEVVPGVGQAEGVATYAGVPLSGVRTAADVDDVTAMDFEALAAAVARGSLALAVDAGDLAAIRDGLLAAGVDGTTAVAVTGDGTGETQYTTTSTVDSFVAAALGFTGRVVLTLGVGVPHRDKLSWWENRPLYGWKVLVPRTKEQAGVMSARLREYGAIPCEVPTIAVEPPRTPAQMERAVKGLVDGRYAWVIFTSVNAVRAVWEKFAEHGLDARHFGGVKIACIGEATAEAVRAFGIQPELIPSGEQSSEGLLAEFSPHDEILDPVGRVLLPRADIATETLAAGLTERGWEVDDVTAYRTVRAAPPPAEIRDAIKSGGFDAVLFTSSSTVRNLVGIAGKPHARTVVAVIGPKTAETAGEFGLRVDAQPAHASVPDLVEALASYAVELREKLAAMPAKQRRGSKVQGPTALRFR; from the coding sequence ATGATCGGCACCCGTAAGCCCGCAGGTCGCATCGCGTTCGTCGGGGCGGGACCCGGCGACCCCGGCCTGCTGACCCGCCGGGCGCACGACGCACTCGTCGACGCCGACCAGGTGGTGTACGACCGCAGCGTTCCCGAGGCCCTGCTGACCGTGGTCAGGGCCGAGGCCAAGCAGGACGCGCAGTTCACCCCGGCCGAGGGGGCGCCGGGTGACGTGGCCAAGGTGCTGCTCTCGGCGGCCCGGTCCGGCCTGGCCGCCGTACACCTCGTCGCGGGTGACCCGTTCGGGCACGACGCGGTGGTCAAGGAGGTGCAGGCGGTGGCGCGTACCGCCGTGCACTTCGAGGTGGTGCCGGGGGTCGGCCAGGCCGAAGGGGTGGCCACCTACGCCGGGGTGCCGCTGTCCGGGGTACGCACCGCCGCCGACGTGGACGACGTCACCGCGATGGACTTCGAGGCGCTGGCGGCGGCGGTCGCCCGTGGCTCGCTCGCCCTGGCGGTGGACGCCGGTGACCTGGCCGCGATCCGGGACGGGCTGCTGGCCGCCGGGGTGGACGGCACCACCGCGGTCGCGGTGACCGGCGACGGCACCGGCGAGACGCAATACACCACCACCTCGACGGTGGACAGCTTCGTCGCCGCCGCGCTCGGCTTCACCGGCCGGGTGGTGCTCACCCTCGGTGTCGGCGTCCCGCACCGGGACAAGCTCAGCTGGTGGGAGAACCGTCCGCTGTACGGCTGGAAGGTGCTGGTGCCGCGCACCAAGGAGCAGGCCGGGGTGATGAGCGCCCGGCTGCGCGAGTACGGCGCCATCCCGTGCGAGGTGCCGACGATCGCGGTCGAGCCGCCGCGTACCCCGGCCCAGATGGAGCGGGCGGTCAAGGGCCTGGTCGACGGCAGGTACGCCTGGGTGATCTTCACTTCGGTGAACGCCGTACGCGCGGTCTGGGAGAAGTTCGCCGAGCACGGCCTGGACGCCCGGCACTTCGGCGGCGTCAAGATCGCCTGTATCGGCGAGGCCACCGCCGAGGCGGTCCGCGCCTTCGGCATCCAGCCGGAGCTGATCCCGTCCGGGGAGCAGTCCTCGGAGGGGCTGCTCGCCGAGTTCTCCCCGCACGACGAGATCCTCGACCCGGTCGGCCGGGTGCTGCTGCCCCGCGCCGACATCGCCACCGAGACGCTGGCCGCCGGGCTGACCGAGCGCGGCTGGGAGGTCGACGACGTGACCGCCTACCGGACGGTGCGGGCGGCCCCGCCGCCGGCCGAGATCCGGGACGCGATCAAGTCCGGTGGCTTCGACGCGGTGCTCTTCACCTCCTCCTCGACCGTGCGCAACCTGGTCGGCATCGCCGGCAAGCCACACGCCCGGACGGTGGTCGCGGTGATCGGCCCGAAGACGGCGGAGACCGCAGGCGAGTTCGGCCTGCGGGTGGACGCCCAGCCGGCGCACGCCTCGGTGCCGGACCTGGTCGAGGCGCTGGCGTCGTACGCGGTGGAGCTGCGGGAGAAGCTGGCCGCGATGCCGGCGAAGCAGCGCCGGGGCTCGAAGGTGCAGGGCCCGACCGCGCTGCGGTTCCGGTAG
- a CDS encoding GNAT family N-acetyltransferase produces MVREWDPRTAPAAEIESFLDAINAVFAADLPEDPLWENGMLREYLCEVMPGERRISWIIQDEPSADGQPGRILGHTHVLLLGDIGVLEVMVHPAARRRGVGRKLIATAARRTYQEGFRSMGVEVIGDTPAVGFYEALGFAREYEEDRSVLRLGTVDWTALGEMAQGIGPGYRLEFCPGGPPEDLIEPYAMAKAETRDVDDGDLDLRPSSHDPQRLRDSLNCLHRRGMKPYIVLAVEEKTGVVAGLTEVVVPAHHPTRADQWDTIVGREHQGFGIDRAMKARMLFELRSAEPKVSEVQTWNARTNDAMRAVNADLGFQADREWYEYGVDVAELAHRLDGAN; encoded by the coding sequence ATGGTGCGCGAGTGGGATCCCAGGACCGCCCCGGCCGCGGAGATCGAGTCCTTCCTGGACGCGATCAACGCGGTTTTCGCGGCCGACCTGCCGGAGGACCCTCTGTGGGAGAACGGCATGCTCCGGGAGTACCTCTGCGAGGTGATGCCCGGCGAACGCCGCATCTCCTGGATCATCCAGGACGAGCCCTCGGCCGACGGGCAGCCGGGGCGCATCCTCGGGCACACCCACGTACTCCTGCTCGGTGACATCGGGGTGCTGGAGGTGATGGTGCACCCGGCGGCCCGGCGCCGCGGGGTCGGCCGGAAGTTGATCGCCACGGCGGCCCGCCGCACCTATCAGGAGGGCTTCCGGTCGATGGGTGTCGAGGTCATCGGCGACACGCCCGCGGTCGGGTTCTACGAGGCGCTCGGCTTCGCCCGGGAGTACGAGGAGGACCGCAGCGTACTGCGACTCGGCACGGTGGACTGGACCGCGCTCGGCGAGATGGCCCAGGGAATCGGCCCCGGATACCGGCTGGAGTTCTGCCCCGGCGGCCCGCCGGAGGACCTTATCGAGCCGTACGCGATGGCGAAGGCCGAAACCCGCGACGTCGACGACGGCGACCTGGACCTGCGGCCGAGTTCGCACGACCCGCAGCGCCTGCGGGACAGCCTCAACTGTCTGCACCGGCGTGGGATGAAGCCCTACATCGTGCTCGCGGTCGAGGAGAAGACCGGTGTGGTGGCCGGGCTGACCGAGGTCGTCGTGCCGGCCCACCACCCGACCCGGGCCGACCAGTGGGACACCATCGTCGGCCGGGAGCACCAGGGCTTCGGCATCGACCGGGCGATGAAGGCGCGGATGCTCTTCGAGCTGCGTTCGGCCGAGCCCAAGGTTTCCGAGGTGCAGACCTGGAACGCCCGGACCAACGACGCGATGCGGGCGGTCAACGCCGACCTCGGCTTCCAGGCCGACCGGGAGTGGTACGAGTACGGCGTCGACGTGGCCGAGCTGGCGCACCGGCTGGACGGCGCCAACTAG
- a CDS encoding lytic murein transglycosylase, whose protein sequence is MGNTRRVAEREETSTTRPLRPAAPVFDGPLASSGAAPDPDSGSPSAAVPRPRREPDAPAHPAPEPVETRAEKLDPADAGSTAAGTSDLPPADATPDAPGTAGPAPAEARPAAADAPEPKTADSRPETAGTTEPETADTEPTAAGAARPDAASTASGPVVEKPAERPAGKPDETVIDLDTPATAPARRNRRIRVRFAHAVARWPSPGAVRAWSKRPSGRLTLPALLLFALVATTGAAGAFLLPATARQAGSAQPGAETTPPPASPSLEGFPVAPGGLPSGLPSPPSFGTPSVPAPPWNATGGRPSDVLAGWAAQVGPRVGISPTALQAYGYAEMRVGQTTPSCQLRWTTLAAIGHVESSHGRANGAVLGPNGVAAPEIIGLPLDGNGGRMRIMDTEDGRLDRDATYDRAVGPMQFIPTTWAEIGADADGDGVENPHSIDDAALAAGNYLCKGGRNLSVAADWWSAILSYNDVRPYAQSVFETANRYGTDSRT, encoded by the coding sequence ATGGGTAATACTCGACGGGTGGCGGAGCGCGAGGAGACTTCTACGACTCGACCACTGCGGCCTGCGGCGCCGGTCTTCGACGGGCCACTGGCCAGCTCGGGTGCCGCTCCGGATCCCGACTCCGGTTCACCATCGGCCGCCGTGCCCCGCCCACGCCGCGAGCCCGACGCGCCGGCCCACCCCGCTCCCGAGCCGGTCGAGACCCGAGCCGAGAAGTTGGACCCGGCCGACGCCGGCTCCACCGCCGCCGGCACCTCGGACCTGCCCCCGGCCGACGCCACCCCGGATGCCCCGGGCACGGCAGGACCGGCCCCGGCCGAGGCCCGCCCGGCGGCAGCCGACGCGCCGGAGCCGAAGACGGCAGACAGCAGGCCGGAGACAGCCGGCACCACAGAACCGGAGACGGCAGACACCGAGCCGACGGCGGCCGGCGCGGCACGACCGGACGCCGCGAGCACGGCGAGCGGGCCGGTCGTGGAGAAGCCAGCGGAAAGGCCGGCGGGCAAACCGGACGAGACGGTCATCGACCTCGACACACCGGCGACCGCGCCGGCCCGACGGAACCGGCGGATCCGGGTCCGGTTCGCGCACGCGGTCGCCCGCTGGCCGTCGCCCGGGGCGGTCCGCGCCTGGTCGAAGCGGCCGAGCGGTCGGCTGACCCTGCCGGCGCTGCTGCTCTTCGCCCTGGTCGCGACGACCGGCGCGGCGGGAGCCTTCCTGCTCCCGGCCACCGCGCGCCAGGCCGGGTCGGCGCAGCCGGGTGCCGAGACGACTCCACCACCGGCTTCGCCCAGCCTGGAGGGGTTCCCGGTCGCGCCCGGCGGGCTGCCGTCGGGGCTGCCGAGCCCGCCGTCGTTCGGCACGCCGAGCGTGCCGGCGCCGCCGTGGAACGCGACCGGTGGCCGTCCGTCGGACGTACTCGCCGGCTGGGCGGCGCAGGTCGGGCCCCGGGTCGGGATCTCACCCACCGCCCTCCAGGCGTACGGCTACGCGGAGATGCGGGTCGGGCAGACCACGCCCAGCTGCCAGCTTCGCTGGACCACGCTGGCCGCGATCGGGCACGTCGAGTCGTCGCACGGGCGGGCGAACGGGGCGGTCCTCGGCCCGAACGGGGTCGCCGCACCCGAGATCATCGGCCTGCCGCTGGACGGCAACGGCGGTCGGATGCGGATCATGGACACCGAGGACGGCCGGCTCGACCGGGACGCCACCTACGACCGCGCGGTCGGGCCGATGCAGTTCATCCCGACCACCTGGGCGGAGATCGGGGCCGACGCCGACGGTGACGGCGTGGAGAACCCGCACAGCATCGACGACGCGGCTCTGGCGGCCGGTAACTATCTGTGCAAGGGAGGCCGCAACCTGTCGGTCGCCGCCGACTGGTGGAGCGCCATCCTTTCCTACAATGACGTGCGGCCATATGCGCAATCGGTGTTCGAGACCGCCAACAGGTACGGCACGGACAGTAGGACTTAG
- a CDS encoding zinc ribbon domain-containing protein, translating to MPRYEFRCRACGDTFEIDRPMAEASAPASCPQGHDDTVKLLSTVAFTGRGAGGSAPPPVAPSGGGCCGGSCGC from the coding sequence ATGCCCCGGTACGAGTTCCGCTGCCGCGCCTGCGGCGACACCTTCGAAATCGACCGGCCGATGGCCGAGGCCTCGGCTCCGGCGTCCTGCCCGCAGGGGCACGACGACACGGTCAAGCTACTGTCCACGGTGGCGTTCACCGGTCGTGGCGCGGGGGGTTCCGCCCCGCCGCCGGTCGCGCCGAGCGGCGGCGGCTGCTGCGGCGGGAGTTGCGGCTGCTGA